A region from the Corylus avellana chromosome ca7, CavTom2PMs-1.0 genome encodes:
- the LOC132187897 gene encoding receptor-like protein 6 produces the protein MICLVSTIGFCIFAVSGQCLGNQQSLLLQLKNSLVFDGASSTKLVHWNQSVDCCPWEGVSCNEGHVIGLDLTNESISGRLDNSSSLFGLQYLQHLGLASNNFSSEIPSQFDKLMNLRCFNISNACFKGQIPIAISHLTRFQNLTSLILSSCGLNGTFPEKIFQIPTLEKLDISSNGLLQGSLPEFPWNGSLRKLMLHVTNFSGTLPKSIVLNFSFNQLVGQIPLIKQFATFSETSYEGNIGLFGLPLKEKCTCEKAGLSPPTSEETHSNFGNAIDWNFLSAELGFVFGFGIVIGTIMFWKRTDVAHWHRLSRILRLYEQASGQKLNVNKTAIFFSRNTSAADRDAILAIAAIPATQSYDTYLGLPALVGKSRQKEFKSIIDRIEKRLNDWKLKFLSQAGKEILLKAVVQAIPTYSMSDLGWWDSTLLESLFSKEEVVAIQSIPLSNTHQEDVLIWRGTANGMFSVKSAYHLATEVEDRKKASSSMGLHRSNVWKRIWKLKIPSVEKNFIWRACQDILPTRDNLL, from the exons ATGATATGCTTAGTTTCCACCATCGGCTTCTGTATCTTTGCCGTGTCTGGCCAATGCCTTGGCAATCAGCAATCCTTGCTGCTCCAATTGAAGAATAGCCTTGTATTTGATGGTGCTTCATCCACAAAACTAGTGCACTGGAATCAAAGTGTCGATTGCTGTCCATGGGAAGGTGTAAGCTGCAATGAGGGACATGTTATCGGTCTCGACCTGACCAATGAATCCATCTCTGGTAGACTTGATAATTCAAGCAGCCTCTTTGGCCTTCAATATCTTCAGCACCTGGGTTTGGCTTCTAACAACTTTTCTTCCGAGATTCCATCCCAATTTGACAAGCTCATGAACTTGAGGTGTTTCAACATATCAAATGCTTGCTTTAAGGGGCAGATTCCAATTGCGATTTCGCACTTGACAAG ATTTCAAAATTTGACATCCTTGATTCTCTCTTCATGTGGGTTGAATGGAACTTTTCCAGAAAAGATCTTCCAGATTCCAACACTAGAAAAGCTTGACATATCAAGTAATGGCCTACTTCAAGGTTCATTGCCAGAATTTCCATGGAATGGATCTCTTCGAAAGCTGATGCTTCATGTCACAAACTTTTCAGGAACATTGCCAAAATCTATTG TTCTCAACTTTTCGTTCAATCAATTGGTGGGACAAATTCCATTGATCAAGCAATTTGCTACATTCTCAGAAACTTCCTATGAAGGGAACATAGGATTATTTGGTTTacctttaaaagaaaaatgtacatGTGAAAAGGCAGGATTGTCACCTCCAACATCTGAAGAAACTCATTCGAATTTTGGGAATGCAATTGATTGGAACTTCTTGAGTGCTGAATTgggatttgtttttggctttggGATTGTTATTGGGACTATTATGTTTTGGAAGAG AACTGATGTAGCGCATTGGCATCGCTTGTCTCGGATCTTGAGGCTTTACGAACAAGCGTCTGGCCAAAAATTGAACGTGAATAAAACGGCTATCTTTTTTAGTCGGAATACATCGGCCGCAGACCGGGATGCTATCTTGGCAATCGCCGCTATACCGGCAACTCAGAGTTACGACACTTATCTAGGACTTCCAGCTTTGGTTGGAAAGTCACGGCAGAAGGAGTTCAAGTCCATCATTGATCGGATTGAAAAACGGTTGAATGAttggaaattaaaatttctGTCGCAGGCTGGGAAAGAGATTCTCTTGAAGGCGGTGGTGCAAGCAATTCCGACGTACAGTATGAGC GATCTGGGCTGGTGGGACTCAACACTACTTGAAAGTCTATTCAGCAAGGAGGAAGTTGTAGCTATTCAATCCATTCCGCTTAGCAATACGCATCAAGAAGATGTACTGATTTGGAGGGGCACGGCAAATGGCATGTTTTCAGTAAAAAGTGCATACCATTTGGCCACAGAAGTAGAGGATAGAAAAAAAGCTAGTAGCTCCATGGGTCTGCACAGGAGTAATGTCTGGAAACGGATCTGGAAACTTAAAATACCTAGTGTGGAGAAGAACTTTATATGGCGCGCCTGTCAAGATATTTTACCCACTCGGGACAACCTTTTGTGA